A genomic stretch from Erysipelothrix sp. HDW6C includes:
- a CDS encoding YbbR-like domain-containing protein, whose protein sequence is MSNKNDKKDNKEKDIDVAEEKVELAQFIADKSQKITKRTEALANGGLRIVRWLSDWFDRILFNPRHGKLVAFGVALLVYIAFNQTSVATPMESSKDKNGIPVSVVYNSEMYEISGVDETVDVTFIGNQGDISIMSLDNSDIKVELDLSGLTEGTQQVKYKVVGASNRVRTIIEPASANVTIRTKDAQKVSLGYDFINLEKLGSQYVLGTPELSSREISIKASRETLDQVAFVKALIDVQGQTKDFEVEAQIVAYNQQGEKLDQVDIIPKTVTAKVGISSPSKNVPIRLLFDGDFPEGKIISDFKLDTETIMIYAPQSVLDSIDEITVPIATSLLTGDTTKLQQTISLPTGVRTGSVTKVNIEVKLGEATSKVFEGVPVLFENNVNGLKATVKNKGDATTTLTVYGTKENLEGPNAKFKIDDVVAYIDLRDAVAGENQKAKLFVKSRSSNAVLFKIVSDKTEIIVDILK, encoded by the coding sequence ATGAGTAACAAAAACGATAAAAAAGATAATAAAGAAAAAGACATTGATGTTGCTGAAGAAAAAGTAGAATTGGCACAGTTTATTGCCGATAAGTCACAAAAAATTACCAAACGAACAGAAGCTTTAGCGAATGGTGGTTTGCGTATCGTACGTTGGCTAAGTGATTGGTTTGATCGCATTCTTTTCAATCCACGCCATGGGAAGCTTGTTGCTTTCGGTGTCGCTCTGCTTGTCTATATTGCCTTTAACCAAACCTCTGTCGCAACACCAATGGAGAGTTCAAAAGATAAAAATGGTATTCCTGTTTCTGTTGTCTATAACTCAGAAATGTATGAAATAAGTGGTGTCGATGAAACTGTTGACGTAACATTTATCGGAAATCAAGGTGATATCTCAATCATGAGTCTGGATAATTCCGATATTAAAGTTGAACTTGATTTGAGTGGTTTGACCGAAGGAACACAACAAGTTAAGTATAAAGTTGTTGGTGCTTCCAATCGTGTTCGAACGATTATTGAACCCGCTTCAGCAAACGTAACAATCCGTACCAAAGATGCACAGAAAGTAAGTCTTGGTTATGACTTTATAAATCTTGAGAAATTGGGTTCACAATATGTATTGGGAACACCAGAGTTGTCTTCTCGTGAGATTTCAATCAAGGCATCACGTGAAACACTGGATCAAGTGGCATTTGTTAAAGCATTGATTGATGTTCAAGGACAAACAAAAGACTTTGAAGTTGAAGCACAAATTGTTGCCTATAACCAACAAGGTGAAAAACTTGATCAAGTAGATATCATACCGAAGACGGTTACTGCAAAGGTTGGAATTTCATCTCCATCCAAAAACGTACCGATTCGATTGCTATTTGATGGGGATTTCCCAGAAGGTAAGATTATCAGTGATTTCAAATTAGACACTGAAACAATTATGATTTATGCACCACAATCAGTACTTGATAGTATTGATGAAATAACAGTTCCAATTGCGACATCATTGTTAACCGGTGATACAACTAAGTTACAACAAACGATCAGCCTCCCTACAGGAGTAAGAACTGGAAGTGTTACAAAAGTAAATATTGAAGTCAAACTAGGTGAGGCAACTTCAAAAGTATTTGAAGGCGTTCCTGTGTTGTTTGAGAATAACGTAAACGGACTCAAGGCTACGGTCAAGAATAAAGGGGATGCAACCACAACCCTAACTGTTTATGGTACGAAAGAGAACCTTGAAGGTCCAAATGCGAAATTCAAGATTGATGATGTTGTCGCCTATATTGACTTACGCGATGCTGTCGCTGGTGAAAACCAAAAAGCAAAACTCTTTGTGAAGAGTCGTAGTTCGAATGCAGTCCTCTTTAAGATTGTTTCCGACAAAACTGAAATTATTGTAGATATATTGAAATAA
- the glmM gene encoding phosphoglucosamine mutase — translation MGKYFGTDGIRGEANKRLNIEIAVKVGQYLGHIHKGKKIVVGQDTRLSSTMFASAIAAGATAMGADVYMLGVCATPALAYTVINDAFAGGVMISASHNPFQDNGLKVFAGNGMKISAELEADIEQFIDGEITLDVATGNEIGVVVDFAEGLNTYLDYAEALIDVRFDGLNIVLDVANGSAVSSAERAFKELGATVTVMHNQPDGININTNCGSTHPESLIAKVKELGADMGFAFDGDADRCLAVNGNGELVDGDEILYILGLYLRSKGMLRDNMVVSTVMANLGFMKSCKKAGLNVVATDVGDKHVFAEMVEHDYKLGGEQSGHIILRDYATTGDGVLTALVITEVVAKSGKTLVELGSDFVRFPQLLENLIIEDKEAIMNHPDVQAAIVRITQELGDNGRILVRPSGTEQLIRVMVEAESDDLCKHYVSDMMNIIKNSQ, via the coding sequence ATGGGTAAATATTTTGGAACTGATGGAATTCGTGGTGAAGCGAATAAGCGACTCAATATTGAAATCGCCGTAAAGGTCGGCCAGTACCTTGGTCATATACATAAAGGAAAGAAAATTGTTGTTGGGCAAGATACACGCCTCTCATCAACCATGTTTGCAAGTGCTATTGCAGCAGGTGCAACAGCTATGGGAGCAGACGTCTATATGTTAGGCGTTTGCGCAACACCTGCGCTTGCTTACACTGTCATTAATGATGCATTTGCTGGCGGTGTTATGATTTCAGCAAGTCACAACCCTTTCCAAGATAATGGGTTGAAAGTGTTTGCGGGTAATGGGATGAAGATTTCTGCGGAACTGGAAGCAGACATTGAACAGTTCATTGATGGTGAGATCACATTGGATGTTGCCACTGGAAATGAAATTGGTGTCGTTGTTGATTTTGCGGAAGGTTTGAACACTTACCTTGATTATGCGGAGGCACTTATCGATGTTCGATTTGATGGTTTGAATATTGTCCTTGATGTTGCCAATGGATCAGCGGTTTCGTCAGCTGAACGGGCTTTCAAGGAATTGGGAGCAACCGTTACTGTAATGCATAACCAACCTGATGGTATCAACATTAATACAAACTGCGGATCGACCCATCCAGAATCTTTAATTGCTAAAGTAAAAGAGTTGGGTGCTGATATGGGTTTTGCCTTTGATGGTGATGCTGATCGATGTCTTGCAGTAAATGGAAATGGTGAACTCGTAGATGGCGATGAAATACTCTACATTCTGGGACTTTACCTGCGATCAAAAGGTATGCTTCGTGACAACATGGTTGTTTCAACGGTCATGGCTAACTTAGGATTTATGAAATCATGCAAGAAAGCTGGGTTGAATGTTGTAGCTACAGATGTTGGTGACAAACACGTTTTTGCAGAAATGGTAGAACACGATTATAAATTGGGTGGTGAACAATCCGGTCATATTATTCTTCGTGACTATGCAACAACCGGTGATGGGGTCTTAACAGCACTCGTAATTACCGAAGTCGTTGCCAAGTCAGGAAAGACCTTGGTTGAATTGGGAAGTGACTTTGTCCGATTCCCACAACTGCTTGAAAACTTAATTATTGAAGACAAAGAAGCAATTATGAATCATCCAGATGTCCAAGCAGCTATTGTGCGTATAACACAAGAACTGGGAGACAATGGCCGTATATTAGTTCGCCCATCGGGAACTGAACAACTCATCCGTGTTATGGTAGAGGCAGAGTCCGATGATTTGTGTAAACATTATGTCAGTGATATGATGAATATAATCAAAAACAGTCAGTAA
- a CDS encoding response regulator transcription factor — MKYVINIVEDERDLNELVKSYLEHANYEVRSYFTYEEARIHAQDDDVHLWILDIMLDDKSGFDLIELIKAHDAMTPVIFMSARDKEFDRVIGLEKGSDDYITKPFSPKELVLRVNNIIKRAYNQDVQTEVDGYSIDEKQRKASKDGYELELTTKEFDLLMMFVKNRGVAFTREQILVHVWETNYFGSDRVVDDTLRRLRKKMPDLNIQTIYGFGYRLG, encoded by the coding sequence ATGAAATATGTTATTAATATTGTTGAAGATGAAAGAGATCTAAATGAGCTCGTAAAGAGTTATTTAGAGCATGCCAACTATGAAGTAAGATCTTATTTTACGTATGAAGAAGCACGAATCCATGCTCAAGATGACGATGTTCATCTATGGATTCTTGATATCATGCTTGATGATAAGAGTGGGTTTGATCTGATTGAACTCATCAAAGCGCATGATGCGATGACGCCTGTTATCTTCATGTCAGCTCGCGATAAAGAGTTTGACCGCGTTATTGGTCTTGAAAAAGGAAGTGATGACTATATCACAAAACCTTTCTCACCCAAAGAACTCGTGTTACGTGTTAATAATATTATTAAGCGTGCCTATAACCAAGATGTGCAAACAGAAGTCGATGGTTATTCGATTGATGAGAAACAACGCAAAGCCTCAAAAGATGGCTATGAGTTGGAACTCACAACCAAAGAATTTGATTTATTAATGATGTTTGTCAAGAACCGTGGCGTTGCTTTTACACGTGAGCAAATTCTTGTTCATGTTTGGGAGACCAATTACTTTGGTTCAGATCGTGTTGTTGACGACACATTACGACGTCTTCGTAAGAAGATGCCTGACCTGAATATCCAAACTATCTACGGATTTGGATATCGCTTGGGTTAA
- a CDS encoding cell wall metabolism sensor histidine kinase WalK, producing the protein MKKVGTYLRKLTLTQQLVLIVVLTMTFFLFFIFGTISFNVDRFVDNQIYDLINHKQRDVIFNFNHNVDPEILYGAPDPNIVHIIRSKDGQYISNGMDTIESNLLTQIRIQMEAIELDQTINYYYKDSRLYTITNIPESNASIATIISRDYNDEFKNMLLNTVINLIIVIIGVVFLILLVWVTSIIHPLNIIKNYIEKIKRNEDATLIINRYDEIGQLAGVLVEMNEEIRHQEKVKEEMIQNISHDLKTPIATIKSYSEAIKDGVYPYETLEKSVDVIIEHADRLEKKVFNLLTLNRMDYLTSEQIDTNHEFELKDIIEQVIVSSKQLSPDVSVVMNGEHSLVYGSEEPWRVVVENLIDNALRYAKNEVVVQIDDHTLSVYNDGSTIKEERIDQLFRAYEMGDGGQFGLGLSIVHKVVTNYGYEIKAENLKEGVMFTITRVEK; encoded by the coding sequence ATGAAAAAAGTTGGAACGTACTTAAGAAAGTTAACGCTGACACAACAATTAGTTTTAATTGTTGTTTTGACAATGACTTTCTTTTTATTTTTTATCTTTGGAACCATTTCGTTTAATGTTGACCGCTTTGTGGACAATCAAATCTATGATTTAATCAACCACAAACAACGGGATGTTATTTTTAACTTTAATCACAATGTTGATCCAGAAATCCTCTATGGTGCTCCAGACCCAAATATTGTTCATATAATTCGTAGTAAAGATGGGCAATACATTTCAAATGGTATGGATACAATTGAGTCCAATCTCTTAACGCAAATTCGCATTCAAATGGAAGCCATTGAATTGGATCAAACGATTAATTATTACTATAAGGATTCCCGTCTTTATACGATAACGAATATTCCAGAGTCGAATGCATCCATTGCGACAATCATTTCCCGCGATTACAACGATGAGTTTAAGAACATGCTGCTTAACACTGTTATTAACTTAATCATCGTAATAATTGGTGTTGTGTTCCTTATTCTCTTGGTATGGGTTACTTCAATTATTCACCCACTCAATATTATCAAAAACTATATTGAGAAGATTAAACGGAATGAAGATGCAACGCTTATTATTAACCGCTATGATGAAATTGGACAGTTAGCAGGTGTTCTCGTCGAAATGAACGAAGAGATTCGTCATCAAGAGAAGGTCAAGGAAGAAATGATTCAGAATATTTCTCATGACTTAAAGACACCGATTGCAACCATTAAATCATACAGTGAAGCGATTAAAGATGGTGTTTACCCCTATGAAACTTTGGAAAAGTCGGTTGATGTTATTATTGAACATGCAGATCGTCTCGAGAAGAAAGTATTCAATTTACTAACATTGAATCGTATGGATTATTTAACATCTGAACAAATAGATACCAATCATGAGTTTGAACTCAAAGATATTATTGAGCAAGTCATTGTTTCCTCGAAACAATTATCTCCAGATGTCAGTGTTGTCATGAATGGTGAACACAGTTTAGTCTATGGGTCGGAAGAGCCATGGCGCGTTGTGGTAGAGAATCTGATAGACAATGCATTGCGCTATGCTAAGAATGAAGTTGTTGTACAGATCGACGACCATACATTGTCAGTGTACAATGATGGCAGTACGATTAAGGAAGAGAGAATTGATCAATTATTCCGTGCCTATGAAATGGGTGACGGGGGTCAGTTTGGACTGGGACTCTCAATTGTCCATAAAGTTGTAACAAATTATGGCTATGAAATTAAAGCTGAAAATCTAAAAGAAGGGGTAATGTTTACCATTACCAGGGTGGAAAAATGA
- a CDS encoding NYN domain-containing protein — translation MIKKNDQRIAVLIDAENVPYSNIGGVLREITRYGTPTIKRIYGDWTRQTASGWKSHLLEHAITPIQQYSYTSGKNSSDSAMIIDAMDILYEGNIESFCIVSSDSDFTRLGVRLRESGKYVIGIGEQKTPNAFIASCDKFIYMENIDLEEPEDDTKQEILKSKTGHELYRLIAQSVTDLADDNGYVFMGDLGNLIMKKQPDFDPRSYGFHQLTPLVKAMNEFDIEERRIPNSNVKHVYIRNKS, via the coding sequence ATGATAAAGAAAAATGATCAGCGCATTGCCGTGTTAATTGACGCGGAAAATGTGCCTTATAGTAATATTGGTGGTGTCTTAAGAGAAATCACACGTTATGGAACGCCAACGATTAAGCGTATTTACGGTGACTGGACACGTCAAACTGCATCGGGTTGGAAGAGTCATTTGTTAGAACATGCAATTACGCCAATCCAACAATACTCTTACACAAGTGGTAAAAACTCATCAGACTCAGCGATGATTATTGATGCAATGGATATTCTTTATGAAGGAAACATTGAAAGTTTCTGTATTGTATCCAGTGATTCAGACTTTACCCGATTGGGTGTGCGTTTGCGTGAGTCTGGAAAATATGTCATTGGAATTGGTGAACAAAAAACACCCAATGCATTTATCGCATCGTGTGACAAGTTTATCTATATGGAAAATATTGACTTAGAGGAACCTGAAGATGATACAAAACAAGAAATTCTTAAGAGTAAGACAGGCCATGAACTCTATCGCTTAATTGCGCAGTCAGTTACCGATTTAGCAGATGACAATGGCTATGTTTTCATGGGAGATTTGGGGAATCTTATTATGAAGAAACAACCGGACTTTGATCCACGTAGCTATGGGTTCCATCAGCTTACACCGCTTGTAAAAGCAATGAACGAATTTGATATTGAAGAAAGAAGAATTCCAAACAGTAATGTAAAACACGTTTATATTCGTAATAAATCGTAA
- a CDS encoding nucleoside triphosphate pyrophosphatase — MFKKLVLASQSPRRREIISILGQPFNVVSPIGDETLNESLSVREQIEDLALRKATSVINDYQDSIVLGSDTVVVLDGEVLGKPKDEADASAMLHRLSGRTHQVITGVALVSSDVTKVFSVLTDVTFFDLTDEEIRDYVETKEPLDKAGSYGIQGQGSLFVASIVGDYYTIMGLPISRVNQELKNTDW; from the coding sequence ATGTTTAAAAAATTAGTATTAGCAAGTCAATCTCCGCGTCGACGTGAGATTATTTCAATCTTAGGACAGCCGTTCAATGTTGTATCACCGATTGGCGATGAAACATTGAACGAGAGCCTGAGTGTTCGCGAGCAAATCGAAGATCTCGCCCTACGCAAAGCAACATCAGTCATCAATGATTATCAAGATTCCATCGTTCTTGGTTCCGATACCGTAGTTGTCTTAGATGGTGAAGTTCTTGGAAAACCAAAAGACGAAGCAGATGCAAGCGCGATGCTGCACCGCCTTTCGGGAAGAACACATCAAGTTATTACAGGGGTTGCCTTAGTTTCAAGTGATGTTACCAAGGTGTTCTCGGTTTTAACAGATGTTACATTCTTTGATTTAACAGATGAAGAAATCCGCGATTACGTTGAAACAAAAGAACCGCTTGATAAAGCCGGAAGTTATGGTATCCAAGGACAAGGGTCATTATTTGTGGCCTCAATTGTTGGTGATTACTATACAATTATGGGACTACCGATCTCGCGCGTAAACCAAGAACTTAAGAATACCGATTGGTAA
- a CDS encoding GNAT family N-acetyltransferase gives MTYTIKKIAFQDFSQLYKNRMKHDFPTNELRPLFAIKRMFRKGIYTCYVMREGGETLGYACLIFDKQTNVALLDYYAVTQTRRGEGLGSKFLSLLKPKLTVKGLIIEVEKPDCADTEAEATTRRKRIEFYFKSESVMTDWQWDAFGVSYNLLWMPVKSGPESIDFANLIRKFYEYSIPKFVLNHETAIHYLGSSDTIKKDKD, from the coding sequence ATGACATACACAATAAAAAAGATTGCATTTCAAGACTTTTCACAACTTTATAAAAATCGCATGAAGCATGATTTTCCAACAAACGAACTGCGTCCTCTCTTCGCGATTAAACGTATGTTTCGCAAAGGCATTTACACATGCTATGTTATGCGTGAGGGTGGTGAAACACTGGGTTATGCATGCTTGATATTTGATAAGCAAACCAATGTTGCACTTCTAGACTACTACGCGGTCACACAGACACGACGTGGAGAAGGATTGGGGTCAAAGTTCTTAAGCTTGCTTAAACCAAAGCTTACGGTAAAGGGCCTCATTATCGAAGTCGAAAAACCTGATTGTGCAGATACTGAAGCAGAGGCAACAACACGCCGAAAACGTATTGAGTTTTACTTCAAATCAGAATCTGTGATGACGGATTGGCAATGGGATGCCTTTGGGGTCAGCTACAACCTCTTATGGATGCCTGTGAAGTCAGGTCCCGAATCCATTGATTTTGCGAATTTAATCCGTAAATTTTACGAATACTCCATTCCAAAATTTGTCTTGAATCACGAGACAGCAATTCATTACTTAGGATCATCGGACACAATAAAGAAAGACAAGGACTAA
- a CDS encoding helix-turn-helix domain-containing protein, translating to MEQTLSHTIAQRRKSLGYTQKELADKLYVSDKTVSKWETGRGLPDISNLLNLARVLEVSLESLLENGANNTMEETVIETTLAYAQAVQTQDRTKWRHILTLGLTIGAIAIMALCVIIDLILTGALTWSPFPMLGITAATLISLTAINVKKHKLIIIMGVSIAVAFLTVFLLALKTDLAWYLPIGLPMSLVALITTVIAYFIITRLKNPFAKTSVFLLYGLACQLLVNGYFISQSLREPLGAMDLISPVILAILILVFGSLSIYTKRKDA from the coding sequence ATGGAACAAACACTATCGCATACGATAGCGCAACGACGAAAATCATTGGGCTATACACAAAAAGAACTTGCTGACAAACTCTATGTCAGTGATAAAACCGTTTCAAAATGGGAAACGGGACGTGGTTTACCAGACATATCAAACTTGTTAAATCTCGCCCGCGTTCTCGAAGTATCGTTAGAGAGTTTATTAGAGAATGGTGCAAATAATACAATGGAAGAAACAGTAATTGAAACAACACTTGCCTACGCACAAGCCGTACAAACACAAGATCGAACAAAATGGCGTCATATTCTGACACTTGGACTTACAATTGGAGCCATCGCTATTATGGCGCTGTGTGTCATAATAGATTTAATCCTAACCGGAGCTCTAACATGGTCACCGTTTCCAATGCTTGGCATCACCGCAGCAACACTTATTTCTTTGACTGCAATCAATGTTAAGAAACATAAGCTCATCATTATTATGGGCGTCAGTATTGCAGTTGCATTTCTAACCGTATTTCTATTGGCACTGAAGACTGATTTAGCGTGGTATTTACCAATTGGATTACCAATGTCATTGGTAGCGCTCATTACAACTGTGATAGCATACTTCATTATAACGCGATTGAAAAATCCTTTCGCTAAGACATCCGTATTCTTACTTTATGGATTGGCATGTCAATTGCTGGTTAATGGATACTTTATTTCGCAATCCTTGCGTGAACCACTGGGAGCAATGGACCTTATTAGTCCAGTTATTCTTGCGATTTTAATACTCGTATTTGGATCACTTTCAATCTATACAAAAAGAAAAGACGCTTAG
- a CDS encoding HAMP domain-containing sensor histidine kinase, with protein sequence MGNNPSIKWKIQRYLIVFIVVILAMLWVFQVVLLEPIYKSIKTNDIKKLAYDIQERMNDGGSINLANEALNRETHIRIVNSNGDIVDETVGIPNPMVRPIDSRELQRLFLELGDSGQTVRLGDQKGKGGDNITYALKTNESMMVVIQAQVVPVNATVNTIKVQLIFVSIILVLLSIILTHIIFKHITKPIIEINDNAKVLAQGIYTQPFDGAGYREIKELSNTLNTMRTELSKVESLRNELIANVSHDLRTPLTMIGGYAEMMQDIPEEINADNLQIIIDETHHLNALVSDMLDLAQLQSGMTHLNQTSFSLTQSILNIIERLQHHYPKRDIAFNVKNAMMINGDRLKLEQVFYNLINNALVHTNGSIVITQIDDETLTITDEGPGMSPSDIQNMWNRYYQSDTNHQRSSTGSGLGLSIVKNVLDLHGYAYDVQSSESTGTHVTISLRKDA encoded by the coding sequence ATGGGGAATAATCCGAGTATTAAATGGAAAATACAACGTTATCTCATTGTATTCATTGTCGTAATTTTAGCAATGCTTTGGGTTTTTCAGGTTGTGCTTTTGGAACCCATCTACAAGTCAATCAAGACCAATGATATCAAAAAACTCGCTTATGATATTCAAGAGCGCATGAATGATGGGGGTTCGATTAATCTTGCCAATGAAGCGCTTAATCGCGAAACACACATTCGCATTGTAAACTCAAATGGGGATATTGTTGATGAAACCGTTGGAATCCCTAACCCAATGGTAAGGCCCATTGATAGCCGTGAACTCCAACGTCTCTTTCTTGAGTTGGGTGATTCAGGACAAACGGTCAGACTTGGTGACCAAAAAGGAAAAGGTGGCGACAATATCACCTATGCCCTAAAGACTAATGAATCGATGATGGTCGTAATCCAAGCACAGGTAGTTCCAGTTAATGCTACAGTGAATACGATTAAAGTACAACTCATCTTTGTCAGCATCATCCTCGTCTTATTATCCATAATACTCACGCATATTATCTTCAAGCATATTACAAAGCCAATCATTGAAATTAACGATAATGCGAAAGTACTGGCTCAAGGAATCTATACTCAACCTTTTGATGGCGCGGGATATCGTGAGATTAAAGAACTTTCAAATACATTAAATACCATGCGCACTGAACTCAGCAAGGTTGAGTCACTTCGCAATGAACTCATCGCAAATGTTAGCCATGACCTGCGCACACCGTTGACCATGATTGGTGGCTATGCAGAAATGATGCAGGATATCCCAGAGGAGATAAATGCTGATAACCTACAAATTATCATTGATGAAACACATCACCTCAATGCGCTCGTATCGGATATGCTCGATCTTGCACAACTGCAATCAGGTATGACACATTTAAATCAAACATCGTTCTCTCTAACACAGTCAATTTTAAATATAATCGAGCGGTTGCAGCATCATTACCCCAAACGTGACATTGCATTTAATGTCAAAAATGCAATGATGATAAATGGTGATCGTCTCAAGCTCGAACAAGTTTTCTATAATCTCATTAATAATGCGCTTGTTCACACAAATGGATCCATTGTCATCACCCAGATTGATGATGAGACACTTACGATTACAGACGAAGGTCCAGGTATGAGTCCGAGTGATATTCAGAACATGTGGAATCGTTATTATCAATCCGATACGAATCATCAACGTTCTTCAACAGGAAGTGGTTTGGGTCTTTCAATTGTAAAGAATGTTTTGGATCTTCATGGCTACGCATATGACGTTCAGAGTTCTGAATCGACAGGCACACATGTTACCATTTCGTTAAGAAAAGACGCCTAA
- a CDS encoding response regulator transcription factor — protein sequence MAHILVVDDETNIRTLVRKYALFEGHTVDEAIDGLDAIDKAQDTPYDLIILDLMMPNMNGYDACRLIKSERDVPVILLTARDQDFDKYQGFELGADDYVTKPFSPKELMYRVNAILKRTQHITDVYIHQGFSVDFVSRKIIIDTQAVDLSLKEFELLSLLIANKGIALQRDTILNKVWGYDFFGDDRTLDTHIKRLRKKLGNYNTLITTLRGVGYRFDGE from the coding sequence ATGGCACATATATTAGTAGTTGATGATGAAACAAATATTCGCACATTGGTTCGTAAGTATGCACTCTTTGAAGGACATACTGTTGATGAAGCGATCGATGGTTTGGATGCAATCGATAAAGCACAAGATACTCCCTATGACCTCATTATTTTGGATCTCATGATGCCAAACATGAATGGGTACGATGCATGTCGACTTATTAAGAGTGAACGTGATGTTCCGGTCATTCTTTTAACAGCGCGCGATCAAGATTTTGATAAGTATCAAGGTTTCGAATTGGGTGCGGATGATTATGTTACCAAACCATTCTCTCCAAAAGAACTCATGTATCGCGTCAATGCAATTCTGAAGCGAACTCAACACATAACAGATGTCTATATCCATCAAGGGTTTTCCGTTGACTTTGTAAGTCGAAAAATTATAATTGATACTCAAGCGGTTGATCTCTCGCTTAAAGAGTTTGAATTGCTCTCCTTGCTCATTGCGAATAAAGGCATTGCACTACAACGCGATACGATACTCAATAAAGTCTGGGGATATGATTTCTTTGGGGACGATCGGACACTGGACACGCATATCAAACGTCTGCGAAAAAAACTTGGCAACTATAATACATTGATCACGACACTCAGAGGGGTTGGGTACCGTTTTGATGGGGAATAA
- a CDS encoding sugar O-acetyltransferase yields the protein MSFDFKRMLAGELYLARHVDAQKRQNGKVLAQMINQTPLQDTERIKKLERQLFGATGEHIYVTPPLYVDYGFNTYVGENFYANFDCIFLDVNEIRIGNNVMLGPRVGLYTAGHPIDADVRISDLEFGLPITIGDNVWIGGSVVVNPGVTIGDNTIIASGAVVTKDVPNNVIYGGNPARLIRPITDEDKQYWETKQKEYHEAKQGPQ from the coding sequence ATGAGTTTTGATTTTAAAAGAATGCTTGCAGGTGAATTATACCTTGCACGCCATGTTGATGCTCAAAAACGTCAGAACGGAAAAGTTCTCGCGCAAATGATTAATCAGACACCACTCCAAGATACAGAACGTATTAAAAAGCTCGAGCGCCAACTTTTTGGTGCTACGGGTGAACACATCTATGTCACACCACCACTGTATGTTGACTACGGCTTTAATACCTATGTCGGTGAGAACTTCTACGCCAACTTTGATTGTATCTTTCTTGACGTGAATGAAATACGAATTGGTAATAATGTCATGTTGGGACCCCGCGTTGGTTTGTATACCGCAGGGCATCCTATTGATGCCGATGTTCGGATTTCCGACCTCGAGTTTGGGCTTCCCATCACGATTGGTGACAATGTATGGATTGGGGGCAGTGTTGTTGTCAATCCCGGTGTAACCATAGGCGACAATACCATCATTGCTTCGGGTGCTGTTGTTACGAAAGATGTTCCCAACAATGTTATTTATGGTGGCAATCCCGCGCGTCTCATTCGACCTATTACGGATGAGGATAAACAGTATTGGGAAACAAAGCAAAAAGAATATCATGAAGCAAAACAAGGACCGCAATAG
- a CDS encoding GDCCVxC domain-containing (seleno)protein: MLESTITCPHCHKETVEVMPTDACQFFYTCPHCNERLKAKTGDCCVFCSFGSVPCPPIQEGSCCN, encoded by the coding sequence GTGCTCGAATCTACAATTACATGCCCACATTGCCATAAAGAAACTGTGGAAGTCATGCCGACAGATGCATGCCAATTTTTTTATACTTGTCCACATTGTAACGAACGCCTTAAAGCAAAGACTGGAGACTGCTGTGTCTTTTGTTCTTTTGGGTCCGTTCCTTGCCCACCCATTCAGGAGGGTTCTTGTTGCAATTAA